The Candidatus Sericytochromatia bacterium nucleotide sequence GGACAGCACGATCGACTACCACCTGGTGCATCCACTGCATCGGGTCAAGGGCGTCTCACACGGCCTGAAGGGGCGGATCGTGGTCCTCAAGGACCGTCTGCAGACGCCCATGACCCTGGAGTTGCCGCTGATCAGCTTTCGCAGCGGCAATGCCAACCGGGACGGCAACGCGGCAGCCACCCTTGAGGTGCAGAAGTTTCCCCTGGCGACCCTGCTGGTGCAGCGCTTCGAAGAGAAGGAACGCGCGTCGGTGGGCGATGCCCTGCGCGTGGCCGGCGTCGCCCACGGCCAGCTGAGCTTGCACGGGGTGAGTCTTCCCGTGGCGATTCCGCTCACGGCCCTGGCGCGCCCCGGCGGCGTGACGGTGGAGGCCGAATTCGACGTCTCGCTGACGGCGCACGCCATCCCGCGCCCCTCCTTGCTGTTCAATCCGGTGGAGGACAACGTGAAAGTCGTCGTCCACGGCGTGGCCCATCCGGCCGCGGCCAACCCGTCACCCTGATCCGAGAAGAGGACTTGCCCTTGTTCACCCGCACCTGGCTTCTTTCCGCCGTCGGCCTGTTGACGCTGTGGGCCTGCACCCCCTCCCCCTCGACGCCTGCCGCGTCTGCTGACAAGCCCGCTGCAGCGCCGGTGGCGACGCCCACGGCACCACCCGCCCAGGGAGCGGCCCCGGCCACCCCCTCCGCAGCCTCCGGGACGGCCCCG carries:
- a CDS encoding YceI family protein; amino-acid sequence: MFKRSMVLCALSAWLAAATSVQATSLDASYAFGADSTIDYHLVHPLHRVKGVSHGLKGRIVVLKDRLQTPMTLELPLISFRSGNANRDGNAAATLEVQKFPLATLLVQRFEEKERASVGDALRVAGVAHGQLSLHGVSLPVAIPLTALARPGGVTVEAEFDVSLTAHAIPRPSLLFNPVEDNVKVVVHGVAHPAAANPSP